One window of the Nocardia terpenica genome contains the following:
- a CDS encoding DUF5808 domain-containing protein gives MTSPNQDRVEPDRVPRPQGTVAGMPYDWRRPTWARLRARWWNRDDPRVFTPKSFGWGFDVNLYRLVHPRRRGTAGDR, from the coding sequence ATGACCAGCCCGAATCAGGACCGCGTCGAACCGGACCGTGTCCCGCGGCCGCAGGGCACGGTGGCGGGAATGCCGTACGACTGGCGGCGCCCGACCTGGGCCCGGCTGCGTGCCCGGTGGTGGAATCGCGACGACCCGCGAGTGTTCACGCCGAAGTCGTTCGGGTGGGGGTTCGATGTGAACCTGTATCGGCTGGTGCACCCGCGTCGGCGAGGAACCGCCGGTGACCGGTGA
- a CDS encoding alpha/beta hydrolase encodes MTGEEIEFDSGSCRLAGTFIAVSDPVAVALVLPGSGRVDRDSNVPRLPLGLTRDIAQALTGAGVATLRYDKRGIGASGGEFLPTGFHQQLADARAALAWLAARVPGVPVLVVGHSEGGLHAIELAADGNAAGAVLLSTAARTGEEVLLWQGVQLVSTLPRWLTTILRWTRIDPLVSQRKRLARIERSAADVLRIQGVRMNARWLREFAAYDPRPALARIGVPVLAITGAHDMQVPPDGIDTMGQLVRGSFEGHVLDDLSHLLRPDPDRIGPRGYRRAVRQPVSPEPLNLITDWITRYWHT; translated from the coding sequence GTGACCGGTGAGGAGATCGAGTTCGACAGCGGCAGTTGCCGTTTGGCGGGAACCTTCATCGCCGTATCCGACCCGGTCGCGGTCGCGCTGGTGCTTCCGGGCTCGGGCCGAGTCGATCGTGACTCCAATGTTCCGCGGCTCCCACTGGGGTTGACGCGGGACATTGCCCAGGCGCTGACCGGGGCGGGGGTGGCGACACTGCGATACGACAAGCGCGGTATCGGCGCCAGCGGCGGGGAATTCCTGCCGACGGGATTCCACCAACAGCTCGCCGATGCCCGGGCCGCGCTGGCATGGCTCGCCGCCCGGGTGCCGGGAGTGCCTGTCCTGGTGGTCGGGCACAGCGAAGGCGGCTTGCACGCGATCGAACTGGCCGCCGACGGCAACGCGGCGGGTGCGGTGCTGCTGAGCACCGCCGCGCGGACCGGCGAGGAGGTGCTGCTGTGGCAGGGCGTCCAGCTGGTGTCCACCCTGCCTCGTTGGTTGACCACGATCCTGCGGTGGACTCGCATCGATCCGCTTGTCTCCCAACGCAAGCGGCTGGCGCGGATCGAGCGGTCCGCGGCCGATGTGCTGCGGATCCAGGGGGTCCGGATGAACGCCCGCTGGCTGCGCGAATTCGCGGCCTATGATCCGCGCCCGGCGCTGGCCCGGATCGGCGTGCCGGTGCTGGCGATTACCGGCGCGCACGACATGCAGGTCCCGCCCGATGGCATCGACACCATGGGGCAGCTGGTGCGGGGGTCGTTCGAGGGGCACGTTCTCGACGATCTCAGCCACCTCCTGCGACCCGATCCCGACCGGATCGGCCCCCGCGGCTATCGTCGCGCCGTCCGTCAACCGGTCAGCCCCGAACCGCTGAACCTGATCACCGACTGGATCACTCGCTACTGGCACACCTGA
- the ccrA gene encoding crotonyl-CoA carboxylase/reductase — protein MKEICGLGEIPDPGVVPKYMHAAVIRPERFGQPMDAIKVEQVRTPEPGYGQVLILVMAAGVNYNNVWAALGKPIDVVAMRQRQGEPEDFHIGGSDGSGIVWATGPGVTGVQVGDEVVLSGAQWDERADDVRFGGNPIASTTMRAWGYEANYGTFAQFALAFDYQCHPKPKNLTWAESASYMLTGATAYRQLTGWHPHTVEPGDPVLIWGGSGGLGSMAIQITRARGGIPIAVVSSPERAEYCRQLGAEGTINRHDYHHWGRLPDIGDAAAYREWLGEAKRFGRAIWDVLGEARAPKIVLEHSGEATLPTSLFVCDNAGMVVLCGGTSGYNGDIDLRYLWMRQKRLQGSHYADLSQCRRITELVSAGRISPCLTQTYEFDDIATAHQVLHDNVQTKGNVAVTVNAA, from the coding sequence ATGAAAGAGATATGCGGCCTCGGTGAAATCCCGGACCCGGGCGTCGTGCCGAAATACATGCATGCCGCAGTGATCCGTCCGGAACGCTTCGGTCAGCCGATGGACGCCATCAAGGTCGAACAGGTTCGCACGCCCGAGCCCGGTTACGGCCAGGTGCTGATTCTGGTGATGGCCGCGGGGGTCAATTACAACAATGTGTGGGCCGCGCTGGGCAAGCCGATCGATGTGGTCGCCATGCGGCAGCGCCAGGGTGAGCCGGAAGACTTCCACATCGGCGGTTCCGACGGTTCGGGAATCGTCTGGGCCACGGGGCCGGGTGTGACCGGTGTGCAGGTCGGGGACGAGGTCGTGCTCTCCGGCGCGCAGTGGGACGAGCGGGCCGACGATGTGCGGTTCGGCGGCAATCCGATCGCGTCGACGACGATGCGGGCGTGGGGTTACGAGGCGAACTACGGCACGTTCGCCCAGTTCGCCCTGGCCTTCGACTACCAGTGCCATCCGAAGCCGAAGAATCTGACCTGGGCGGAGTCCGCGTCGTACATGCTCACCGGCGCGACCGCGTACCGGCAGCTGACCGGATGGCATCCGCACACCGTCGAGCCCGGCGATCCGGTGCTGATCTGGGGCGGGTCGGGTGGACTCGGTTCGATGGCGATTCAGATCACCCGCGCCCGCGGCGGAATCCCGATCGCGGTGGTGTCCTCGCCCGAACGCGCCGAATACTGTAGGCAACTCGGGGCCGAGGGCACGATCAATCGGCACGATTATCACCACTGGGGAAGGTTGCCGGATATCGGTGATGCCGCCGCGTATCGCGAATGGCTCGGCGAGGCCAAGCGTTTCGGCCGGGCGATCTGGGATGTGCTCGGCGAGGCGCGGGCGCCGAAGATCGTGCTGGAGCATTCCGGCGAGGCGACGCTGCCGACCTCCCTGTTCGTCTGCGACAACGCCGGAATGGTCGTATTGTGCGGCGGCACATCGGGTTACAACGGTGATATCGATCTGCGCTACCTGTGGATGCGGCAGAAACGGCTGCAGGGTTCGCATTACGCCGATCTGTCCCAGTGCCGACGAATCACCGAATTGGTGTCGGCGGGCCGGATCAGCCCGTGCCTCACGCAGACCTACGAATTCGACGACATCGCGACCGCGCATCAGGTGCTGCACGACAACGTCCAGACGAAGGGAAATGTCGCGGTCACCGTGAATGCGGCGTAG